A window from Carassius auratus strain Wakin unplaced genomic scaffold, ASM336829v1 scaf_tig00026611, whole genome shotgun sequence encodes these proteins:
- the LOC113078811 gene encoding mannan-binding lectin serine protease 1-like isoform X2, translating to MELTRVIVILAQCVWPSWTQVIHLTDMYGTIKSPNFPESYPKEIDLQWNITVPEGYQIRLYFKHFDIEPSYLCEYDYLKVYSDTEELAVFCGKENTDTEQVPAGDVIISPRNVLSVAFRSDFSNEERYSGFEAHFSAIDVDECRDRNDEDLACDHFCHNYISGFYCSCRYGFLLHSDNRTCKVECNENVYTERSGVITSADFPKPYPKSSDCMYRIEVEEGFQITLEFDDTFDIEDHPEVTCPYDFIKINAGDKEFGPFCGEQSPGKIQTGSNTASVLFHSDNSGENLGWKLTYTSTGSECSPLAAPLNGHLEPLQSNYVFKDHIMLTCDPGYSLRQGDKEFEHYQIECQRDGKWSSDVLLCKKKESQRRHRSLPSILTNQILS from the exons ATGGAGCTTACACG TGTCATTGTGATCTTGGCCCAGTGCGTATGGCCCTCGTGGACTCAAGTCATCCACCTCACGGACATGTATGGGACCATCAAGTCTCCAAACTTTCCTGAATCCTATCCGAAAGAGATTGATCTACAGTGGAATATAACTGTGCCAGAAGGATATCAAATCCGACTCTATTTTAAGCATTTCGACATTGAGCCCTCATACTTGTGTGAATATGACTACTTGAAG GTATACTCAGACACTGAAGAGCTGGCCGTGTTTTGTGGAAAAGAGAATACAGACACAGAACAGGTCCCCGCTGGTGATGTCATCATTTCCCCCAGGAACGTGCTCAGTGTGGCCTTCCGTTCAGACTTTTCCAATGAGGAACGCTACTCTGGCTTCGAGGCTCACTTTAGTGCGATTG ATGTAGATGAATGCAGAGACCGGAATGATGAAGATCTTGCCTGTGATCATTTCTGTCATAACTACATTAGCGGTTTCTACTGTTCTTGTCGTTACGGGTTCCTGCTTCATTCTGACAACAGAACTTGCAAAg TGGAGTGTAATGAAAACGTGTACACCGAGCGCTCTGGAGTGATCACCAGTGCTGATTTCCCTAAACCGTACCCCAAAAGCTCTGACTGCATGTACCGCATTGAGGTGGAGGAGGGTTTTCAAATCACCCTGGAGTTTGATGACACTTTTGACATTGAAGACCACCCTGAAGTCACCTGCCCCTATGACTTTATCAAA ATTAATGCAGGAGACAAGGAGTTTGGCCCGTTTTGTGGTGAGCAGTCACCAGGGAAGATCCAGACAGGAAGTAACACAGCCAGCGTCCTGTTTCACAGTGACAACTCTGGAGAGAATCTCGGCTGGAAACTCACTTACACCTCCACTG GTTCTGAATGCTCTCCTCTTGCGGCGCCCCTCAATGGACACCTGGAGCCTCTGCAGTCTAATTACGTCTTCAAAGATCACATTATGCTGACCTGTGACCCTGGATACTCGCTGAGACAG GGTGATAAAGAATTTGAGCACTATCAGATTGAGTGTCAGAGGGATGGGAAATGGAGCAGTGACGTCCTGCTGTGTAAAA AGAAGGAATCTCAAAGGAGGCATCGTTCCCTACCAAGCATTTTAACCAATCAGATACTGAGTTAA
- the LOC113078811 gene encoding mannan-binding lectin serine protease 1-like isoform X1 has translation MELTRVIVILAQCVWPSWTQVIHLTDMYGTIKSPNFPESYPKEIDLQWNITVPEGYQIRLYFKHFDIEPSYLCEYDYLKVYSDTEELAVFCGKENTDTEQVPAGDVIISPRNVLSVAFRSDFSNEERYSGFEAHFSAIDVDECRDRNDEDLACDHFCHNYISGFYCSCRYGFLLHSDNRTCKVECNENVYTERSGVITSADFPKPYPKSSDCMYRIEVEEGFQITLEFDDTFDIEDHPEVTCPYDFIKINAGDKEFGPFCGEQSPGKIQTGSNTASVLFHSDNSGENLGWKLTYTSTGSECSPLAAPLNGHLEPLQSNYVFKDHIMLTCDPGYSLRQGDKEFEHYQIECQRDGKWSSDVLLCKMVDCGPVDVVLGEVVFESSGNSTVFGSRIQYSCRDSRQLNNTYTCHQSGEWVSEDGTPLPSCPAGDLERTLSTNPESQLPTPLANTSLACGEQSQLFPDQQKRIVGGRTASPGLFPWQVLLSVEDMSRVPKVCLFGSGALLSSTWVLTAAHVLRSHRLDLSVVPVASEHIRVHLGLTDVRNKHLATNRSVAKVILHPHFDPQNYNNDIALVKLSQEVVLSALIRPVCLPRPGVDGHALMPLPNTLGIVAGWGINMANASGSSSGLTSDSSTVSELLQYVKLPVVPQDECEASYVSRSVNYNITSNMFCAGFYEGGQDTCLGDSGGAFVTQDTRSGRWVAQGLVSWGGPEDCGSQRMYGVYTRVTNYVHWLHRHMDVDRWW, from the exons ATGGAGCTTACACG TGTCATTGTGATCTTGGCCCAGTGCGTATGGCCCTCGTGGACTCAAGTCATCCACCTCACGGACATGTATGGGACCATCAAGTCTCCAAACTTTCCTGAATCCTATCCGAAAGAGATTGATCTACAGTGGAATATAACTGTGCCAGAAGGATATCAAATCCGACTCTATTTTAAGCATTTCGACATTGAGCCCTCATACTTGTGTGAATATGACTACTTGAAG GTATACTCAGACACTGAAGAGCTGGCCGTGTTTTGTGGAAAAGAGAATACAGACACAGAACAGGTCCCCGCTGGTGATGTCATCATTTCCCCCAGGAACGTGCTCAGTGTGGCCTTCCGTTCAGACTTTTCCAATGAGGAACGCTACTCTGGCTTCGAGGCTCACTTTAGTGCGATTG ATGTAGATGAATGCAGAGACCGGAATGATGAAGATCTTGCCTGTGATCATTTCTGTCATAACTACATTAGCGGTTTCTACTGTTCTTGTCGTTACGGGTTCCTGCTTCATTCTGACAACAGAACTTGCAAAg TGGAGTGTAATGAAAACGTGTACACCGAGCGCTCTGGAGTGATCACCAGTGCTGATTTCCCTAAACCGTACCCCAAAAGCTCTGACTGCATGTACCGCATTGAGGTGGAGGAGGGTTTTCAAATCACCCTGGAGTTTGATGACACTTTTGACATTGAAGACCACCCTGAAGTCACCTGCCCCTATGACTTTATCAAA ATTAATGCAGGAGACAAGGAGTTTGGCCCGTTTTGTGGTGAGCAGTCACCAGGGAAGATCCAGACAGGAAGTAACACAGCCAGCGTCCTGTTTCACAGTGACAACTCTGGAGAGAATCTCGGCTGGAAACTCACTTACACCTCCACTG GTTCTGAATGCTCTCCTCTTGCGGCGCCCCTCAATGGACACCTGGAGCCTCTGCAGTCTAATTACGTCTTCAAAGATCACATTATGCTGACCTGTGACCCTGGATACTCGCTGAGACAG GGTGATAAAGAATTTGAGCACTATCAGATTGAGTGTCAGAGGGATGGGAAATGGAGCAGTGACGTCCTGCTGTGTAAAA TGGTCGACTGTGGTCCAGTGGATGTAGTTTTGGGTGAGGTGGTTTTTGAGAGCTCTGGAAACAGTACCGTGTTTGGATCCAGAATCCAGTACAGCTGCAGAGACTCTCGCCAGCTCAACA ACACTTACACCTGTCATCAGAGCGGGGAATGGGTGAGTGAGGACGGGACACCACTGCCCTCCTGTCCAGCAG GAGATTTAGAAAGAACCTTGAGTACCAATCCCGAATCTCAACTTCCTACTCCTCTAGCAAACACCTCTCTTG CATGTGGTGAGCAGTCACAGCTCTTCCCAGACCAGCAGAAGCGAATCGTTGGTGGGAGAACAGCATCTCCAGGTCTGTTTCCCTGGCAGGTTCTGCTCTCAGTAGAGGACATGTCCCGGGTCCCTAAGGTCTGCTTGTTTGGCAGCGGTGCTCTCCTCTCCTCAACCTGGGTTCTCACAGCCGCTCATGTGCTCAGATCTCACCGCCTTGATCTTTCCGTTGTACCTGTTGCTTCTGAACACATCCGTGTGCACTTGGGCCTCACGGATGTAAGGAATAAGCACTTGGCCACCAACCGGTCCGTAGCAAAAGTCATCCTCCATCCTCATTTTGATCCTCAAAACTACAACAATGACATTGCTCTGGTTAAACTCAGCCAGGAGGTGGTGCTGTCTGCGTTAATACGGCCCGTCTGTCTACCAAGGCCTGGTGTAGATGGTCATGCCCTAATGCCTCTGCCCAACACACTGGGTATAGTTGCCGGTTGGGGCATTAACATGGCCAATGCTTCTGGCTCCTCCAGTGGCTTGACTTCCGATTCCAGCACCGTTTCCGAGCTGCTCCAGTATGTGAAGCTCCCGGTTGTGCCGCAGGATGAATGTGAAGCCAGTTATGTGTCACGCTCTGTCAACTACAACATCACCAGCAATATGTTTTGCGCTGGCTTTTACGAAGGCGGTCAGGACACCTGTTTGGGGGACAGTGGGGGAGCATTTGTCACCCAGGACACCCGCAGTGGCAGATGGGTGGCACAAGGACTGGTGTCCTGGGGTGGGCCAGAGGATTGTGGCAGTCAGAGGATGTATGGGGTGTACACTCGGGTGACAAACTACGTCCACTGGCTACACAGGCACATGGATGTGGACCGCTGGTGGTGA
- the LOC113078804 gene encoding osteocrin-like, with the protein MMGCGCVMLSGLLTLTLFHCSAESLHVPQERSEYVESSVVEGRSVQRGQTEQKTSGAVNAKLLLHDQLVRLENDVIETKRKRSFPGSNTPLDRLSISNMDPKSNKQRKAVELPRRRVSNPIDRIGVGRLPSSRG; encoded by the exons ATGATGGGCTGTGGATGTGTGATGCTCTCCGGTCTGCTGACACTGACCTTGTTCCACTGCAGTGCAGAAAGCCTTCACGTACCCCAAGAAAGATCAGAG TATGTGGAATCATCTGTTGTGGAGGGCCGCAGTGTCCAGCGAGGCCAAACCGAGCAGAAGACATCAGGAGCCGTGAACGCTAAACTCCTCCTGCACGACCAGCTGGTCCGACTGGAGAACGATGTCATTGAGACCAAGAGGAAACGGAGCTTTCCCGGATCCAACACGCCTCTTGATCGCCTGTCAATCAGCAATATGGATCCCAAAAGCAACAAGCAGAG GAAGGCCGTTGAGTTGCCAAGGCGACGAGTCAGCAATCCGATTGACCGGATTGGTGTAGGCCGTCTTCCCAGCAGCCGAGGATAG